The Pygocentrus nattereri isolate fPygNat1 chromosome 4, fPygNat1.pri, whole genome shotgun sequence genome includes a window with the following:
- the LOC108412179 gene encoding tripartite motif-containing protein 16-like isoform X5, with protein MAEASISVDQDQFSCPVCLDLLKDPVAIPCGHSFCMVCINRHWDQEDQRRVYSCPQCRETFTLRPVLRRNYFIAEMVEKVKKPELQAASPAHCYAGPGDVECDFCTRRKLKAIKSCLVCLASYCETHVQSHYQSPAFKKHQLVKASSRLQEKICSQHDKLMEIYCRTDQSCICYLCTMHEHKGHDTVAAAAERTEKQNLLEEVQRKSQQRLQQKEKKLQELKQAVVTLKRSAQAAVEDSERIFTELIRSIEKKRSEVTKLIRTQEKNQLRQTEELLENLQQEIDDLKRRNTELEQLSVTEDHIQFLQSFQSLSVSAGCEDSSSFTVHQHPSFDGVRKSLSDLKERLEEFCKEEFRKISPHAAAVQTISSSEPRTREDFLQYFCPLTLDPNTAHHELRLSEQNRVVKWRGVDQRYSDHPERFDHWYQVLCKESLSGRCYWEVEWRRGLFGFDMVFISVLYKGISRKGRSNESEFGCNNQSWSLRCSSSLSFWHNNIETELSAPSSSRIGVYVDHRAGTLSFYSVSDTLTLLHTVHTTFTQPLYAGFGLGLWSSAKLCDSVMKLK; from the exons ATGGCAGAGGCCAGTATTTCAGTAGATCAGGAccagttcagctgtccagtctgTCTGGATCTGCTGAAGGATCCAGTGGCCATTCCCTGTGGACACAGTTTCTGTATGGTGTGTATTAACAGACACTGGGATCAGGAGGATCAGAGGAGGGTCTACAGCTGCCCCCAGTGCAGAGAGACCTTCACTCTGAGGCCTGTTCTACGCAGGAACTACTTTATAGCTGAAATGGTGGAGAAAGTGAAGAAGCCAGAactccaagctgcttctcctgctCACTGTTACGCTGGACCTGGAGATGTGGAGTGTGATTTCTGCACTAGGAGGAAACTCAAAGCCATCAAGTCCTGTTTGGTGTGTTTGGCGTCTTACTGTGAGACTCATGTTCAATCTCACTATCAGTCTCCTGCGTTTAAGAAGCACCAGCTGGTCAAAGCCTCCTCACGACTACAGGAGAAGATCTGCTCTCAACATGACAAACTGATGGAGATCTACTGCCGTACTGACCAAAGCTGCATCTGTTATTTGTGTACGATGCATGAACACAAAGGCCACGATACAGTAGCAGCTGCAGCCGAGAGAACCGAGAAACAG AATctgctggaggaggttcagaggAAATCCCAGCAGAGGCTCcagcagaaagagaagaagctgCAGGAGCTGAAACAGGCCGTGGTCACTCTTAAG CGCTCTGCACAGGCAGCAGtggaggacagtgagaggatcTTCACTGAGCTGATCCGCTCCATTGAGAAGAAGCGCTCTGAGGTAACAAAGCTGATCAGAACTCAGGAGAAGAACCAGCTGAGACAAACTGAAGAACTCCTGGAGAACCTGCAGCAGGAGATTGATGATCTAAAGaggagaaacactgagctggagcagctttCAGTCACAGAGGATCACATCCAGTTCCTCCAG AGCTTCCAGTCTCTGAGTGTCTCTGCTGGATGTGAGGACTCCTCAAGCTTCACTGTCCATCAACATCCCTCATTTGATGGAGTgaggaaatctctctctgatctgaaaGAGAGACTAGAGGAATTCTGCAAGGAGGAGTTCAGGAAAATCTCTCCACATG CTGCAGCAGTTCAGACGATCTCATCCTCAGAGCCGAGAACCAGAGAAGACTTTCTACAGT atttctgtCCACTGACTCTGGATCCCAACACTGCACATCATGAACTCCGTCTGTCTGAGCAGAACAGAGTGGTGAAGTGGAGAGGAGTAGATCAGCGTTACTCTGACCATCCAGAGAGATTTGACCACTGGTATCAGGTGTTGTGTAAGGAGAGTCTGAgtggacgctgttactgggag GTCGAGTGGAGGAGAGGGCTATTTGGTTTTGACATGGTGTTCATATCAGTGTTGTATAAAGGGATCAGCAGGAAAGGACGGAGTAATGAGAGCGAGTTTGGATGCAACAATCAGTCCTGGAGTCTGAGGTGTTCTTCTAGTCTCTCTTTCTGGCACAACAACATTGAGACTGAGCTCTCAGCTCCATCTTCCTCCAGAATAGGAGTGTATGTGGATCACAGGGCAGGaactctgtccttctacagcgtCTCTGACACACTGACCCTCCTACACACGGTCCACACCACATTCACTCAGCCGCTCTACGCTGGGTTTGGGCTCGGTCTGTGGTCATCAGCTAAACTGTGTGACTCAGTAATGAAACTCAAATAA
- the LOC108412179 gene encoding tripartite motif-containing protein 16-like isoform X3 has translation MAEASISVDQDQFSCPVCLDLLKDPVAIPCGHSFCMVCINRHWDQEDQRRVYSCPQCRETFTLRPVLRRNYFIAEMVEKVKKPELQAASPAHCYAGPGDVECDFCTRRKLKAIKSCLVCLASYCETHVQSHYQSPAFKKHQLVKASSRLQEKICSQHDKLMEIYCRTDQSCICYLCTMHEHKGHDTVAAAAERTEKQNLLEEVQRKSQQRLQQKEKKLQELKQAVVTLKRSAQAAVEDSERIFTELIRSIEKKRSEVTKLIRTQEKNQLRQTEELLENLQQEIDDLKRRNTELEQLSVTEDHIQFLQSFQSLSVSAGCEDSSSFTVHQHPSFDGVRKSLSDLKERLEEFCKEEFRKISPHAAAVQTISSSEPRTREDFLQSAAVQTISSSEPRTREDFLQYFCPLTLDPNTVHHQLILSEQNRLVKWRGGGQRYSDHPERFDHWYQVLCKESLSGRCYWEVEWRRGLFGFDMVFISVLYKGISRKGRSNESEFGCNNQSWSLRCSSSLSFWHNNIETELSAPSSSRIGVYVDHRAGTLSFYSVSDTLTLLHTVHTTFTQPLYAGFGLGLWSSAKLCDSVMKLK, from the exons ATGGCAGAGGCCAGTATTTCAGTAGATCAGGAccagttcagctgtccagtctgTCTGGATCTGCTGAAGGATCCAGTGGCCATTCCCTGTGGACACAGTTTCTGTATGGTGTGTATTAACAGACACTGGGATCAGGAGGATCAGAGGAGGGTCTACAGCTGCCCCCAGTGCAGAGAGACCTTCACTCTGAGGCCTGTTCTACGCAGGAACTACTTTATAGCTGAAATGGTGGAGAAAGTGAAGAAGCCAGAactccaagctgcttctcctgctCACTGTTACGCTGGACCTGGAGATGTGGAGTGTGATTTCTGCACTAGGAGGAAACTCAAAGCCATCAAGTCCTGTTTGGTGTGTTTGGCGTCTTACTGTGAGACTCATGTTCAATCTCACTATCAGTCTCCTGCGTTTAAGAAGCACCAGCTGGTCAAAGCCTCCTCACGACTACAGGAGAAGATCTGCTCTCAACATGACAAACTGATGGAGATCTACTGCCGTACTGACCAAAGCTGCATCTGTTATTTGTGTACGATGCATGAACACAAAGGCCACGATACAGTAGCAGCTGCAGCCGAGAGAACCGAGAAACAG AATctgctggaggaggttcagaggAAATCCCAGCAGAGGCTCcagcagaaagagaagaagctgCAGGAGCTGAAACAGGCCGTGGTCACTCTTAAG CGCTCTGCACAGGCAGCAGtggaggacagtgagaggatcTTCACTGAGCTGATCCGCTCCATTGAGAAGAAGCGCTCTGAGGTAACAAAGCTGATCAGAACTCAGGAGAAGAACCAGCTGAGACAAACTGAAGAACTCCTGGAGAACCTGCAGCAGGAGATTGATGATCTAAAGaggagaaacactgagctggagcagctttCAGTCACAGAGGATCACATCCAGTTCCTCCAG AGCTTCCAGTCTCTGAGTGTCTCTGCTGGATGTGAGGACTCCTCAAGCTTCACTGTCCATCAACATCCCTCATTTGATGGAGTgaggaaatctctctctgatctgaaaGAGAGACTAGAGGAATTCTGCAAGGAGGAGTTCAGGAAAATCTCTCCACATG CTGCAGCAGTTCAGACGATCTCATCCTCAGAGCCGAGAACCAGAGAAGACTTTCTACAGT CTGCAGCAGTTCAGACGATCTCATCCTCAGAGCCGAGAACCAGAGAAGACTTTCTACAGT atttctgtCCACTGACTCTGGATCCCAACACTGTACATCATCAACTCATTCTGTCTGAGCAGAACAGATTGGTGAAGTGGAGAGGAGGAGGGCAGCGTTACTCTGACCACCCAGAGAGATTTGACCACTGGTATCAGGTGTTGTGTAAGGAGAGTCTGAGTGGACGGTGTTACTGGGAGGTCGAGTGGAGGAGAGGGCTATTTGGTTTTGACATGGTGTTCATATCAGTGTTGTATAAAGGGATCAGCAGGAAAGGACGGAGTAATGAGAGCGAGTTTGGATGCAACAATCAGTCCTGGAGTCTGAGGTGTTCTTCTAGTCTCTCTTTCTGGCACAACAACATTGAGACTGAGCTCTCAGCTCCATCTTCCTCCAGAATAGGAGTGTATGTGGATCACAGGGCAGGaactctgtccttctacagcgtCTCTGACACACTGACCCTCCTACACACGGTCCACACCACATTCACTCAGCCGCTCTACGCTGGGTTTGGGCTCGGTCTGTGGTCATCAGCTAAACTGTGTGACTCAGTAATGAAACTCAAATAA
- the LOC108412179 gene encoding tripartite motif-containing protein 16-like isoform X4, whose protein sequence is MAEASISVNQDQFSCPVCLDLLKDPVTTPCGHSFCVVCINGCWDQEDQRGVYSCPQCRETFTLRPVLRRNNMLAEVVEKLKKPELQAASPAHCYAGPGDVECDFCTGRKLKAIKSCLMCVASLCETHLKPHLEIPALIKHQLVQASSRLQEKICSQHDEVVKIYCRTDQSCICYLCTMHEHKGHDTVAAAAERTEKQNQLKKVQRKSQQRLQQKEKKLQELKQAVVTLKSSAEAAVEDSERIFTELIRSIEKKRSEVTELIRTQEKNQLRQTEELLENLQQEIDDLKRRNTELEQLSVTEDHIQFLQSFQSLRVSSGCEDSSSITVHQHPSFDGVRKSLSDLKDRLEEFCKEEFRKISPHAAAVQTISSSEPRTREDFLQYFCPLTLDPNTVHHQLILSEQNRLVKWRGGGQRYSDHPERFDHWYQVLCKESLSGRCYWEVEWRRGLFGFDMVFISVLYKGISRKGRSNESEFGCNNQSWSLRCSSSLSFWHNNIETELSAPSSSRIGVYVDHRAGTLSFYSVSDTLTLLHTVHTTFTQPLYAGFGLGLWSSAKLCDSVMKLK, encoded by the exons ATGGCAGAGGCCAGTATTTCAGTAAATCAGGAccagttcagctgtccagtctgTCTGGATCTGCTGAAGGATCCAGTGACGACTCCCTGTGGACACAGtttctgtgtggtgtgtatTAATGGCTGCTGGGATCAGGAGGATCAGAGGGGGGTCTACAGCTGCCCCCAGTGCAGAGAGACCTTCACTCTGAGGCCTGTTCTACGCAGAAACAACATGCTGGCTGAAGTGGTAGAGAAACTGAAGAAGCCAGAactccaagctgcttctcctgctCACTGTTACGCTGGACCTGGAGATGTGGAGTGTGATTTCTGCACTGGGAGGAAACTCAAAGCCATCAAGTCCTGTTTGATGTGTGTAGCGTCTCTCTGTGAAACTCATCTTAAACCTCATCTGGAAATTCCAGCCTTGATCAAACACCAACTGGTCCAAGCCTCCTCACGACTACAGGAGAAGATCTGCTCTCAACATGATGAAGTGGTCAAGATCTACTGCCGTACTGACCAAAGCTGCATCTGTTATTTGTGTACGATGCATGAACACAAAGGCCACGATACAGTAGCAGCTGCAGCCGAGAGAACCGAGAAACAG AATCAGCTGAAGAAGGTTCAGAGGAAATcccagcagagactccagcagaaagagaagaagctgCAGGAGCTGAAACAGGCTGTGGTCACTCTTAAG AGCTCTGCAGAGGCAGCAGtggaggacagtgagaggatcTTCACTGAACTGATCCGCTCCATCGAGAAGAAGCGCTCTGAGGTAACAGAGCTGATCAGAACTCAGGAGAAGAACCAGCTGAGACAAACTGAAGAACTCCTGGAGAACCTGCAGCAGGAGATTGATGATCTAAAGAGGAGGaacactgagctggagcagctttCAGTCACAGAGGATCACATCCAGTTCCTCCAG AGCTTCCAGTCTCTGAGAGTCTCTTCTGGATGTGAGGACTCCTCCAGCATCACTGTCCATCAACATCCCTCATTTGATGGAGTgaggaaatctctctctgatctgaaaGACAGACTAGAGGAATTCTGCAAGGAGGAGTTCAGGAAAATCTCTCCACATG CTGCAGCAGTTCAGACGATCTCATCCTCAGAGCCGAGAACCAGAGAAGACTTTCTACAGT atttctgtCCACTGACTCTGGATCCCAACACTGTACATCATCAACTCATTCTGTCTGAGCAGAACAGATTGGTGAAGTGGAGAGGAGGAGGGCAGCGTTACTCTGACCACCCAGAGAGATTTGACCACTGGTATCAGGTGTTGTGTAAGGAGAGTCTGAGTGGACGGTGTTACTGGGAGGTCGAGTGGAGGAGAGGGCTATTTGGTTTTGACATGGTGTTCATATCAGTGTTGTATAAAGGGATCAGCAGGAAAGGACGGAGTAATGAGAGCGAGTTTGGATGCAACAATCAGTCCTGGAGTCTGAGGTGTTCTTCTAGTCTCTCTTTCTGGCACAACAACATTGAGACTGAGCTCTCAGCTCCATCTTCCTCCAGAATAGGAGTGTATGTGGATCACAGGGCAGGaactctgtccttctacagcgtCTCTGACACACTGACCCTCCTACACACGGTCCACACCACATTCACTCAGCCGCTCTACGCTGGGTTTGGGCTCGGTCTGTGGTCATCAGCTAAACTGTGTGACTCAGTAATGAAACTCAAATAA
- the LOC108412179 gene encoding tripartite motif-containing protein 16-like isoform X2, with product MAEASISVNQDQFSCPVCLDLLKDPVTTPCGHSFCVVCINGCWDQEDQRGVYSCPQCRETFTLRPVLRRNNMLAEVVEKLKKPELQAASPAHCYAGPGDVECDFCTGRKLKAIKSCLMCVASLCETHLKPHLEIPALIKHQLVQASSRLQEKICSQHDEVVKIYCRTDQSCICYLCTMHEHKGHDTVAAAAERTEKQNQLKKVQRKSQQRLQQKEKKLQELKQAVVTLKSSAEAAVEDSERIFTELIRSIEKKRSEVTELIRTQEKNQLRQTEELLENLQQEIDDLKRRNTELEQLSVTEDHIQFLQSFQSLRVSSGCEDSSSITVHQHPSFDGVRKSLSDLKDRLEEFCKEEFRKISPHAAAVQTISSSEPRTREDFLQSAAVQTISSSEPRTREDFLQYFCPLTLDPNTVHHQLILSEQNRLVKWRGGGQRYSDHPERFDHWYQVLCKESLSGRCYWEVEWRRGLFGFDMVFISVLYKGISRKGRSNESEFGCNNQSWSLRCSSSLSFWHNNIETELSAPSSSRIGVYVDHRAGTLSFYSVSDTLTLLHTVHTTFTQPLYAGFGLGLWSSAKLCDSVMKLK from the exons ATGGCAGAGGCCAGTATTTCAGTAAATCAGGAccagttcagctgtccagtctgTCTGGATCTGCTGAAGGATCCAGTGACGACTCCCTGTGGACACAGtttctgtgtggtgtgtatTAATGGCTGCTGGGATCAGGAGGATCAGAGGGGGGTCTACAGCTGCCCCCAGTGCAGAGAGACCTTCACTCTGAGGCCTGTTCTACGCAGAAACAACATGCTGGCTGAAGTGGTAGAGAAACTGAAGAAGCCAGAactccaagctgcttctcctgctCACTGTTACGCTGGACCTGGAGATGTGGAGTGTGATTTCTGCACTGGGAGGAAACTCAAAGCCATCAAGTCCTGTTTGATGTGTGTAGCGTCTCTCTGTGAAACTCATCTTAAACCTCATCTGGAAATTCCAGCCTTGATCAAACACCAACTGGTCCAAGCCTCCTCACGACTACAGGAGAAGATCTGCTCTCAACATGATGAAGTGGTCAAGATCTACTGCCGTACTGACCAAAGCTGCATCTGTTATTTGTGTACGATGCATGAACACAAAGGCCACGATACAGTAGCAGCTGCAGCCGAGAGAACCGAGAAACAG AATCAGCTGAAGAAGGTTCAGAGGAAATcccagcagagactccagcagaaagagaagaagctgCAGGAGCTGAAACAGGCTGTGGTCACTCTTAAG AGCTCTGCAGAGGCAGCAGtggaggacagtgagaggatcTTCACTGAACTGATCCGCTCCATCGAGAAGAAGCGCTCTGAGGTAACAGAGCTGATCAGAACTCAGGAGAAGAACCAGCTGAGACAAACTGAAGAACTCCTGGAGAACCTGCAGCAGGAGATTGATGATCTAAAGAGGAGGaacactgagctggagcagctttCAGTCACAGAGGATCACATCCAGTTCCTCCAG AGCTTCCAGTCTCTGAGAGTCTCTTCTGGATGTGAGGACTCCTCCAGCATCACTGTCCATCAACATCCCTCATTTGATGGAGTgaggaaatctctctctgatctgaaaGACAGACTAGAGGAATTCTGCAAGGAGGAGTTCAGGAAAATCTCTCCACATG CTGCAGCAGTTCAGACGATCTCATCCTCAGAGCCGAGAACCAGAGAAGACTTTCTACAGT CTGCAGCAGTTCAGACGATCTCATCCTCAGAGCCGAGAACCAGAGAAGACTTTCTACAGT atttctgtCCACTGACTCTGGATCCCAACACTGTACATCATCAACTCATTCTGTCTGAGCAGAACAGATTGGTGAAGTGGAGAGGAGGAGGGCAGCGTTACTCTGACCACCCAGAGAGATTTGACCACTGGTATCAGGTGTTGTGTAAGGAGAGTCTGAGTGGACGGTGTTACTGGGAGGTCGAGTGGAGGAGAGGGCTATTTGGTTTTGACATGGTGTTCATATCAGTGTTGTATAAAGGGATCAGCAGGAAAGGACGGAGTAATGAGAGCGAGTTTGGATGCAACAATCAGTCCTGGAGTCTGAGGTGTTCTTCTAGTCTCTCTTTCTGGCACAACAACATTGAGACTGAGCTCTCAGCTCCATCTTCCTCCAGAATAGGAGTGTATGTGGATCACAGGGCAGGaactctgtccttctacagcgtCTCTGACACACTGACCCTCCTACACACGGTCCACACCACATTCACTCAGCCGCTCTACGCTGGGTTTGGGCTCGGTCTGTGGTCATCAGCTAAACTGTGTGACTCAGTAATGAAACTCAAATAA
- the LOC108412179 gene encoding E3 ubiquitin/ISG15 ligase TRIM25-like isoform X1, which translates to MAEASISVDQDQFSCPVCLDLLKDPVAIPCGHSFCMVCINRHWDQEDQRRVYSCPQCRETFTLRPVLRRNYFIAEMVEKVKKPELQAASPAHCYAGPGDVECDFCTRRKLKAIKSCLVCLASYCETHVQSHYQSPAFKKHQLVKASSRLQEKICSQHDKLMEIYCRTDQSCICYLCTMHEHKGHDTVAAAAERTEKQNLLEEVQRKSQQRLQQKEKKLQELKQAVVTLKRSAQAAVEDSERIFTELIRSIEKKRSEVTKLIRTQEKNQLRQTEELLENLQQEIDDLKRRNTELEQLSVTEDHIQFLQSFQSLSVSAGCEDSSSFTVHQHPSFDGVRKSLSDLKERLEEFCKEEFRKISPHAAAVQTISSSEPRTREDFLQSAAVQTISSSEPRTREDFLQSAAVQTISSSEPRTREDFLQYFCPLTLDPNTVHHQLILSEQNRLVKWRGGGQRYSDHPERFDHWYQVLCKESLSGRCYWEVEWRRGLFGFDMVFISVLYKGISRKGRSNESEFGCNNQSWSLRCSSSLSFWHNNIETELSAPSSSRIGVYVDHRAGTLSFYSVSDTLTLLHTVHTTFTQPLYAGFGLGLWSSAKLCDSVMKLK; encoded by the exons ATGGCAGAGGCCAGTATTTCAGTAGATCAGGAccagttcagctgtccagtctgTCTGGATCTGCTGAAGGATCCAGTGGCCATTCCCTGTGGACACAGTTTCTGTATGGTGTGTATTAACAGACACTGGGATCAGGAGGATCAGAGGAGGGTCTACAGCTGCCCCCAGTGCAGAGAGACCTTCACTCTGAGGCCTGTTCTACGCAGGAACTACTTTATAGCTGAAATGGTGGAGAAAGTGAAGAAGCCAGAactccaagctgcttctcctgctCACTGTTACGCTGGACCTGGAGATGTGGAGTGTGATTTCTGCACTAGGAGGAAACTCAAAGCCATCAAGTCCTGTTTGGTGTGTTTGGCGTCTTACTGTGAGACTCATGTTCAATCTCACTATCAGTCTCCTGCGTTTAAGAAGCACCAGCTGGTCAAAGCCTCCTCACGACTACAGGAGAAGATCTGCTCTCAACATGACAAACTGATGGAGATCTACTGCCGTACTGACCAAAGCTGCATCTGTTATTTGTGTACGATGCATGAACACAAAGGCCACGATACAGTAGCAGCTGCAGCCGAGAGAACCGAGAAACAG AATctgctggaggaggttcagaggAAATCCCAGCAGAGGCTCcagcagaaagagaagaagctgCAGGAGCTGAAACAGGCCGTGGTCACTCTTAAG CGCTCTGCACAGGCAGCAGtggaggacagtgagaggatcTTCACTGAGCTGATCCGCTCCATTGAGAAGAAGCGCTCTGAGGTAACAAAGCTGATCAGAACTCAGGAGAAGAACCAGCTGAGACAAACTGAAGAACTCCTGGAGAACCTGCAGCAGGAGATTGATGATCTAAAGaggagaaacactgagctggagcagctttCAGTCACAGAGGATCACATCCAGTTCCTCCAG AGCTTCCAGTCTCTGAGTGTCTCTGCTGGATGTGAGGACTCCTCAAGCTTCACTGTCCATCAACATCCCTCATTTGATGGAGTgaggaaatctctctctgatctgaaaGAGAGACTAGAGGAATTCTGCAAGGAGGAGTTCAGGAAAATCTCTCCACATG CTGCAGCAGTTCAGACGATCTCATCCTCAGAGCCGAGAACCAGAGAAGACTTTCTACAGT CTGCAGCAGTTCAGACGATCTCATCCTCAGAGCCGAGAACCAGAGAAGACTTTCTACAGT CTGCAGCAGTTCAGACGATCTCATCCTCAGAGCCGAGAACCAGAGAAGACTTTCTACAGT atttctgtCCACTGACTCTGGATCCCAACACTGTACATCATCAACTCATTCTGTCTGAGCAGAACAGATTGGTGAAGTGGAGAGGAGGAGGGCAGCGTTACTCTGACCACCCAGAGAGATTTGACCACTGGTATCAGGTGTTGTGTAAGGAGAGTCTGAGTGGACGGTGTTACTGGGAGGTCGAGTGGAGGAGAGGGCTATTTGGTTTTGACATGGTGTTCATATCAGTGTTGTATAAAGGGATCAGCAGGAAAGGACGGAGTAATGAGAGCGAGTTTGGATGCAACAATCAGTCCTGGAGTCTGAGGTGTTCTTCTAGTCTCTCTTTCTGGCACAACAACATTGAGACTGAGCTCTCAGCTCCATCTTCCTCCAGAATAGGAGTGTATGTGGATCACAGGGCAGGaactctgtccttctacagcgtCTCTGACACACTGACCCTCCTACACACGGTCCACACCACATTCACTCAGCCGCTCTACGCTGGGTTTGGGCTCGGTCTGTGGTCATCAGCTAAACTGTGTGACTCAGTAATGAAACTCAAATAA